A single region of the Sciurus carolinensis chromosome 16, mSciCar1.2, whole genome shotgun sequence genome encodes:
- the Flt3lg gene encoding fms-related tyrosine kinase 3 ligand isoform X1: MIVLAPAWNPISSLLLLLLLSPGLRGTPDCSFKHSPITSTFAVTIRKLSDYLLQDYPVTVASNLQDEELCRALWRLVLAQRWMEQLKTVAGSQMQGLLEAVNTEIHFVTLCAFQPLPSCLRFVQTNISHLLQDTSEQLVALKPWITRRNFSQCLELQCQPVLLSPDSSTLPPPNSPGALGATAWPAPQSHLLFLMLLLPAALPLLATFLCLRWRRANGRPAPQVRSRCRLPPVPRVCCLRSADLAQASSWTLRPSERIHLSEDTDPGHRGRRLQTGPFLGSIAPLTFSPGWRVCQNSALCIKPLSL; encoded by the exons ATGATAGTGCTGGCGCCAGCCTGGAACCCAATT TcctcactgctgctgctgctgctcctgagcCCTGGCCTCCGGGGGACCCCTGACTGCTCCTTCAAGCACAGCCCCATCACCTCCACTTTTGCAGTCACCATCCGCAAGCTG TCTGACTACCTGCTTCAAGATTACCCAGTCACTGTGGCCTCCAACCTGCAGGAC GAAGAACTCTGCAGGGCATTGTGGCGGCTGGTACTGGCCCAGCGCTGGATGGAGCAACTCAAAACAGTGGCCGGGTCCCAGATGCAAGGCCTCCTGGAGGCTGTCAACACTGAAATACACTTTGTCACCTTATGTGCCTTCCAG cccctccccagctgcCTTCGCTTCGTCCAGACCAACATCTCCCACCTCCTGCAGGACACCTCCGAGCAGCTGGTGGCTCTGAAGCCCTGGATCACCCGCCGGAATTTCTCTCAGTGCCTGGAGCTGCAGTGCCAGCCCG TCCTTCTCTCCCCAGACTCCTCAACACTGCCGCCCCCAAACAGTCCCGGGGCCCTGGGGGCAACGGCTTGGCCAGCCCCGCAGTCCCACCTGCTGTTCCTGATGCTGCTGCTGCCCGCAGCCCTCCCGCTGCTGGCCACTTTCTTGTGTCTGCGCTGGCGAAGGGCGAATGGACGCCCTGCCCCTCAGGTGAGGAGCAG GTGCCGCCTGCCTCCAGTCCCCAGGGTGTGCTGCTTGCGGAGTGCTGACCTGGCCCAGGCCTCGTCTTG gacactgaggcccagcgAGAGGATTCACCTATCAGAGGACACAGACCCAGGACACAGAGGAAGAAGGCTACAAACTGGTCCCTTCCTAGGCTCCATTGCCCCTCTGACTTTCTCCCCAGGATGGAGGGTATGCCAGAACTCGGCCCTCTGTATAAAACCCTTGTCCCTATGA
- the Flt3lg gene encoding fms-related tyrosine kinase 3 ligand isoform X4, giving the protein MIVLAPAWNPISSLLLLLLLSPGLRGTPDCSFKHSPITSTFAVTIRKLSDYLLQDYPVTVASNLQDEELCRALWRLVLAQRWMEQLKTVAGSQMQGLLEAVNTEIHFVTLCAFQDTSEQLVALKPWITRRNFSQCLELQCQPDSSTLPPPNSPGALGATAWPAPQSHLLFLMLLLPAALPLLATFLCLRWRRANGRPAPQVRSRCRLPPVPRVCCLRSADLAQASSWTLRPSERIHLSEDTDPGHRGRRLQTGPFLGSIAPLTFSPGWRVCQNSALCIKPLSL; this is encoded by the exons ATGATAGTGCTGGCGCCAGCCTGGAACCCAATT TcctcactgctgctgctgctgctcctgagcCCTGGCCTCCGGGGGACCCCTGACTGCTCCTTCAAGCACAGCCCCATCACCTCCACTTTTGCAGTCACCATCCGCAAGCTG TCTGACTACCTGCTTCAAGATTACCCAGTCACTGTGGCCTCCAACCTGCAGGAC GAAGAACTCTGCAGGGCATTGTGGCGGCTGGTACTGGCCCAGCGCTGGATGGAGCAACTCAAAACAGTGGCCGGGTCCCAGATGCAAGGCCTCCTGGAGGCTGTCAACACTGAAATACACTTTGTCACCTTATGTGCCTTCCAG GACACCTCCGAGCAGCTGGTGGCTCTGAAGCCCTGGATCACCCGCCGGAATTTCTCTCAGTGCCTGGAGCTGCAGTGCCAGCCCG ACTCCTCAACACTGCCGCCCCCAAACAGTCCCGGGGCCCTGGGGGCAACGGCTTGGCCAGCCCCGCAGTCCCACCTGCTGTTCCTGATGCTGCTGCTGCCCGCAGCCCTCCCGCTGCTGGCCACTTTCTTGTGTCTGCGCTGGCGAAGGGCGAATGGACGCCCTGCCCCTCAGGTGAGGAGCAG GTGCCGCCTGCCTCCAGTCCCCAGGGTGTGCTGCTTGCGGAGTGCTGACCTGGCCCAGGCCTCGTCTTG gacactgaggcccagcgAGAGGATTCACCTATCAGAGGACACAGACCCAGGACACAGAGGAAGAAGGCTACAAACTGGTCCCTTCCTAGGCTCCATTGCCCCTCTGACTTTCTCCCCAGGATGGAGGGTATGCCAGAACTCGGCCCTCTGTATAAAACCCTTGTCCCTATGA
- the Flt3lg gene encoding fms-related tyrosine kinase 3 ligand isoform X3 produces MIVLAPAWNPISSLLLLLLLSPGLRGTPDCSFKHSPITSTFAVTIRKLSDYLLQDYPVTVASNLQDEELCRALWRLVLAQRWMEQLKTVAGSQMQGLLEAVNTEIHFVTLCAFQDTSEQLVALKPWITRRNFSQCLELQCQPVLLSPDSSTLPPPNSPGALGATAWPAPQSHLLFLMLLLPAALPLLATFLCLRWRRANGRPAPQVRSRCRLPPVPRVCCLRSADLAQASSWTLRPSERIHLSEDTDPGHRGRRLQTGPFLGSIAPLTFSPGWRVCQNSALCIKPLSL; encoded by the exons ATGATAGTGCTGGCGCCAGCCTGGAACCCAATT TcctcactgctgctgctgctgctcctgagcCCTGGCCTCCGGGGGACCCCTGACTGCTCCTTCAAGCACAGCCCCATCACCTCCACTTTTGCAGTCACCATCCGCAAGCTG TCTGACTACCTGCTTCAAGATTACCCAGTCACTGTGGCCTCCAACCTGCAGGAC GAAGAACTCTGCAGGGCATTGTGGCGGCTGGTACTGGCCCAGCGCTGGATGGAGCAACTCAAAACAGTGGCCGGGTCCCAGATGCAAGGCCTCCTGGAGGCTGTCAACACTGAAATACACTTTGTCACCTTATGTGCCTTCCAG GACACCTCCGAGCAGCTGGTGGCTCTGAAGCCCTGGATCACCCGCCGGAATTTCTCTCAGTGCCTGGAGCTGCAGTGCCAGCCCG TCCTTCTCTCCCCAGACTCCTCAACACTGCCGCCCCCAAACAGTCCCGGGGCCCTGGGGGCAACGGCTTGGCCAGCCCCGCAGTCCCACCTGCTGTTCCTGATGCTGCTGCTGCCCGCAGCCCTCCCGCTGCTGGCCACTTTCTTGTGTCTGCGCTGGCGAAGGGCGAATGGACGCCCTGCCCCTCAGGTGAGGAGCAG GTGCCGCCTGCCTCCAGTCCCCAGGGTGTGCTGCTTGCGGAGTGCTGACCTGGCCCAGGCCTCGTCTTG gacactgaggcccagcgAGAGGATTCACCTATCAGAGGACACAGACCCAGGACACAGAGGAAGAAGGCTACAAACTGGTCCCTTCCTAGGCTCCATTGCCCCTCTGACTTTCTCCCCAGGATGGAGGGTATGCCAGAACTCGGCCCTCTGTATAAAACCCTTGTCCCTATGA
- the Flt3lg gene encoding fms-related tyrosine kinase 3 ligand isoform X2 — translation MIVLAPAWNPISSLLLLLLLSPGLRGTPDCSFKHSPITSTFAVTIRKLSDYLLQDYPVTVASNLQDEELCRALWRLVLAQRWMEQLKTVAGSQMQGLLEAVNTEIHFVTLCAFQPLPSCLRFVQTNISHLLQDTSEQLVALKPWITRRNFSQCLELQCQPDSSTLPPPNSPGALGATAWPAPQSHLLFLMLLLPAALPLLATFLCLRWRRANGRPAPQVRSRCRLPPVPRVCCLRSADLAQASSWTLRPSERIHLSEDTDPGHRGRRLQTGPFLGSIAPLTFSPGWRVCQNSALCIKPLSL, via the exons ATGATAGTGCTGGCGCCAGCCTGGAACCCAATT TcctcactgctgctgctgctgctcctgagcCCTGGCCTCCGGGGGACCCCTGACTGCTCCTTCAAGCACAGCCCCATCACCTCCACTTTTGCAGTCACCATCCGCAAGCTG TCTGACTACCTGCTTCAAGATTACCCAGTCACTGTGGCCTCCAACCTGCAGGAC GAAGAACTCTGCAGGGCATTGTGGCGGCTGGTACTGGCCCAGCGCTGGATGGAGCAACTCAAAACAGTGGCCGGGTCCCAGATGCAAGGCCTCCTGGAGGCTGTCAACACTGAAATACACTTTGTCACCTTATGTGCCTTCCAG cccctccccagctgcCTTCGCTTCGTCCAGACCAACATCTCCCACCTCCTGCAGGACACCTCCGAGCAGCTGGTGGCTCTGAAGCCCTGGATCACCCGCCGGAATTTCTCTCAGTGCCTGGAGCTGCAGTGCCAGCCCG ACTCCTCAACACTGCCGCCCCCAAACAGTCCCGGGGCCCTGGGGGCAACGGCTTGGCCAGCCCCGCAGTCCCACCTGCTGTTCCTGATGCTGCTGCTGCCCGCAGCCCTCCCGCTGCTGGCCACTTTCTTGTGTCTGCGCTGGCGAAGGGCGAATGGACGCCCTGCCCCTCAGGTGAGGAGCAG GTGCCGCCTGCCTCCAGTCCCCAGGGTGTGCTGCTTGCGGAGTGCTGACCTGGCCCAGGCCTCGTCTTG gacactgaggcccagcgAGAGGATTCACCTATCAGAGGACACAGACCCAGGACACAGAGGAAGAAGGCTACAAACTGGTCCCTTCCTAGGCTCCATTGCCCCTCTGACTTTCTCCCCAGGATGGAGGGTATGCCAGAACTCGGCCCTCTGTATAAAACCCTTGTCCCTATGA
- the Rpl13a gene encoding 60S ribosomal protein L13a isoform X2: MAEGQVLVLDGRGHLLGRLAAIVAKQVLLGRKVVVVRCEGINISGNFYRNKLKYLAFLRKRMNTNPSRGPYHFRAPSRIFWRTVRGMLPHKTKRGQAALDRLKVFDGIPPPYDKKKRMVVPAALKVVRLKPTRKFAYLGRLAHEVGWKYQAVTATLEEKRKEKAKIHYRKKKQLMRLRKQAEKNVEKKINKFTEVLRTHGLLV; this comes from the exons ATGGCGGAGGGGCAG GTCCTGGTGCTGGATGGCCGAGGCCATCTCCTGGGCCGACTGGCGGCCATTGTGGCCAAACAGGTATTGCTGG GCCGCAAGGTGGTGGTTGTGCGCTGTGAGGGCATCaacatttctggaaatttctacAGAAACAAGT TGAAGTACCTGGCCTTCCTCCGCAAGCGAATGAACACCAACCCATCCCGGGGCCCATACCACTTCCGGGCCCCTAGTCGCATCTTCTGGCGGACTGTGCGAG GCATGCTGCCCCACAAGACGAAACGAGGCCAGGCTGCCCTGGACCGCCTCAAGGTGTTTGATGGGATTCCTCCGCCCTACGACAAG AAAAAGCGGATGGTGGTTCCTGCTGCTCTCAAGGTTGTGCGACTGAAGCCTACAAGAAAG TTTGCCTACCTGGGGCGACTGGCTCATGAGGTTGGCTGGAAGTACCAGGCAGTGACAGCCACcctggaggagaaaaggaaggagaaggccaAGATCCATTACCGGAAGAAAAAACAGCTTATG AGGCTACGGAAACAGGCAGAAAAGAATGTGGAGAAGAAAATTAACAAGTTCACAGAGGTCCTCAGGACACATGGACTCCTGGTCTGA
- the Rpl13a gene encoding 60S ribosomal protein L13a isoform X3 yields MVLVLDGRGHLLGRLAAIVAKQVLLGRKVVVVRCEGINISGNFYRNKLKYLAFLRKRMNTNPSRGPYHFRAPSRIFWRTVRGMLPHKTKRGQAALDRLKVFDGIPPPYDKKKRMVVPAALKVVRLKPTRKFAYLGRLAHEVGWKYQAVTATLEEKRKEKAKIHYRKKKQLMRLRKQAEKNVEKKINKFTEVLRTHGLLV; encoded by the exons ATG GTCCTGGTGCTGGATGGCCGAGGCCATCTCCTGGGCCGACTGGCGGCCATTGTGGCCAAACAGGTATTGCTGG GCCGCAAGGTGGTGGTTGTGCGCTGTGAGGGCATCaacatttctggaaatttctacAGAAACAAGT TGAAGTACCTGGCCTTCCTCCGCAAGCGAATGAACACCAACCCATCCCGGGGCCCATACCACTTCCGGGCCCCTAGTCGCATCTTCTGGCGGACTGTGCGAG GCATGCTGCCCCACAAGACGAAACGAGGCCAGGCTGCCCTGGACCGCCTCAAGGTGTTTGATGGGATTCCTCCGCCCTACGACAAG AAAAAGCGGATGGTGGTTCCTGCTGCTCTCAAGGTTGTGCGACTGAAGCCTACAAGAAAG TTTGCCTACCTGGGGCGACTGGCTCATGAGGTTGGCTGGAAGTACCAGGCAGTGACAGCCACcctggaggagaaaaggaaggagaaggccaAGATCCATTACCGGAAGAAAAAACAGCTTATG AGGCTACGGAAACAGGCAGAAAAGAATGTGGAGAAGAAAATTAACAAGTTCACAGAGGTCCTCAGGACACATGGACTCCTGGTCTGA
- the Rpl13a gene encoding 60S ribosomal protein L13a isoform X1 — MEAIAMCPRPERLKPDVGVAIKVLVLDGRGHLLGRLAAIVAKQVLLGRKVVVVRCEGINISGNFYRNKLKYLAFLRKRMNTNPSRGPYHFRAPSRIFWRTVRGMLPHKTKRGQAALDRLKVFDGIPPPYDKKKRMVVPAALKVVRLKPTRKFAYLGRLAHEVGWKYQAVTATLEEKRKEKAKIHYRKKKQLMRLRKQAEKNVEKKINKFTEVLRTHGLLV; from the exons ATGGAGGCCATTGCCATGTGCCCAAGGCCTGAGCGGCTTAAGCCTGACGTGGGAGTGGCAATCAAG GTCCTGGTGCTGGATGGCCGAGGCCATCTCCTGGGCCGACTGGCGGCCATTGTGGCCAAACAGGTATTGCTGG GCCGCAAGGTGGTGGTTGTGCGCTGTGAGGGCATCaacatttctggaaatttctacAGAAACAAGT TGAAGTACCTGGCCTTCCTCCGCAAGCGAATGAACACCAACCCATCCCGGGGCCCATACCACTTCCGGGCCCCTAGTCGCATCTTCTGGCGGACTGTGCGAG GCATGCTGCCCCACAAGACGAAACGAGGCCAGGCTGCCCTGGACCGCCTCAAGGTGTTTGATGGGATTCCTCCGCCCTACGACAAG AAAAAGCGGATGGTGGTTCCTGCTGCTCTCAAGGTTGTGCGACTGAAGCCTACAAGAAAG TTTGCCTACCTGGGGCGACTGGCTCATGAGGTTGGCTGGAAGTACCAGGCAGTGACAGCCACcctggaggagaaaaggaaggagaaggccaAGATCCATTACCGGAAGAAAAAACAGCTTATG AGGCTACGGAAACAGGCAGAAAAGAATGTGGAGAAGAAAATTAACAAGTTCACAGAGGTCCTCAGGACACATGGACTCCTGGTCTGA
- the Rps11 gene encoding 40S ribosomal protein S11, translating into MADIQTERAYQKQPTIFQNKKRVLLGETGKEKLPRYYKNIGLGFKTPKEAIEGTYIDKKCPFTGNVSIRGRILSGVVTKMKMQRTIVIRRDYLHYIRKYNRFEKRHKNMSVHLSPCFRDVQIGDIVTVGECRPLSKTVRFNVLKVTKAAGTKKQFQKF; encoded by the exons ATGGCGGACATTCAG ACAGAGCGTGCCTACCAAAAGCAGCCAACCATCTTTCAAAACAAGAAGAGGGTCCTGCTAGGAGAAACTGGGAAGGAGAAACTCCCTCGATACTACAAAAATATTGGCCTGGGCTTCAAAACACCAAAAGAG GCCATTGAGGGTACCTACATTGACAAGAAATGCCCCTTCACTGGTAATGTTTCCATCCGAGGGCGGATCCTGTCTG GTGTGGTGACGAAGATGAAGATGCAGAGGACCATTGTGATCCGTCGGGACTATCTCCACTACATCCGCAAGTACAATCGCTTTGAGAAGCGCCACAAGAACATGTCTGTGCACCTGTCCCCCTGCTTCAG GGATGTCCAGATCGGCGACATCGTCACAGTGGGTGAATGCAGGCCCTTGAGCAAGACAGTGCGCTTCAATGTACTCAAGGTCACCAAGGCTGCTGGCACCAAGAAGCAGTTCCAGAAGTTCTGA